A part of Syngnathoides biaculeatus isolate LvHL_M chromosome 21, ASM1980259v1, whole genome shotgun sequence genomic DNA contains:
- the spag17 gene encoding sperm-associated antigen 17 isoform X2 produces the protein MAPKAAKKGAAAKKTAAAQGPEVQTWESGLAGAQFDEEHWQACVCMVVGRGPHDEDLIQMLGRAVQQPQRKLFSSLSWEETEAKIREYGNPKAKKRETFPQYYEVTEPARELLEAREEISAELMAQIVKFMLLQIKDNDQQRRKAEIAAAVPPPTKEKAGPKGKDKKSKEEPPAKPKTKLKRRDDVEPPKYINDEPTDGPQHYVLLLGFHQPHLVGTLDAAGVHVANVIRLSAPHAPCVQDPEEDQEEDAEANADEMAAREAKEAQAKVLDCFWAALRQVIDNGGPNSRLHNVAQLEYAVPDSLTPFDPQDPESVMAAATQMFDGVAGLIYDCLDWRRQHQHYLNTANFIRVPSVVSGQDAPQPAETGAPVSPRSKKSGRPPPPKKAPSSLTTDVDMNHYNCLLEHVPAEACSVPLILHCMLEQTAPGLDHHVVAQMLHSVLPQVETAEEGRDLLHTLMTTVQTEEDKAMLLEQFDAEETPTRSEQPVIIRHHDERALRLIGITEIQGLDPALEEASMMKRSPAWKLINSVAQRRSNSSCWRAIKQQLQRQCTDDKISWPQAQRLFHQSVFESMPLTGLDDDGVLAKDCRPLGMVQQSKKHPVNPWDNPLSFAKQKLRNLRKKSPKFLNEDSAPTEQSGEPQLVQLDLSDIQSCRLRSLSDWHYVERHEAAVLPQVLQSSAQEFRCLDTLRGSHNNVLYIFCHNPMSSDRLCKEFWDVALHTDVKFRTYLEHVADTITDWTEKEEMKRQSLEVNHISPAHVSQNWTEEDEESRGPFITKNSLKASKLEEERLKEEEAKKGKKPAKGAPGKKQQAEDVKSAEAKKSDKSATTGAKSKATTNSSTTAASDQSLSSKADDKEEPAAGFAGFHMEGMLVHLSGCLQYIFPAAGGHVTVEKINYVEGSNMLKVAVRKDGHHFYTHISRVTRTPRNDGRENPVKSAAATRRSFSALLENDIRLSYSFERPSEKRKGPVEVGKAEAQVETPKEMEKGQEESTGAELTDAPKTDGGPAEAQVCEVQAQVSPSPFNSLNLSVPSGLLVQFLRGDEERDVLVRQTFHVTGPQHPSLAREESRTITCQGTVIRYMTDGSSEVLFADGAISSSLDSGPVWLQEIEEDITDEQNPEKQVTRPPRGFWTTTTPLGTRISTVGSTHEQSPSCSLLTYKTSDVITQEAMLSREDLVVMVQKPDGSVFVDHADGTRITTFYRERAPSADDDVSVGVTGRDGQTCGEAAPKGAKTHESADVPSKERVLMVENEACATVLMYPERHVAEIWLADGTVVTGDHEGDYQVIPSSVGLLHIQKDGKCVYTGGRPGGGLPFYIMSHTDDVTCDITDVDGNRFQVKEDGQVTAHNVGPAPRTLQEGDEDEEEEEEEDEEGKGMTSKPREHSPRLFLVHDDGSGSELLSSQAVVELLQQARSDPTVALLKDPLPDTQGEFGITVLKPSIESARSRWVHVKTDTDALLQTFRNRSRRGSPCFEVPDGKKAGSPSFATTTEPGPQKRAAASVAVRSCPRVLEIREVYQHRPLSRRLKNTVDMRLKEYIESLMEKAQRSADVMLKEPRAETERVHAGVLLSQSLTEDAQETRAIAKRTPGDVGALYGQAVQAPPEPSDHSEDPATTASVSCARVKESKWAETLEQYRQELFEVKQCVDALKRKFIVPYFHPENVALHQNLLLPGNPETRRPGLSVLDFPESDHMVEALQRDDLQEEYHDVAVAPEPSKPTPRSARASHAATRRSSGRMAGMTPPTAAAPSLRTDSSGPSRPGRADVGGRPGRPGVRLPPSIVTFKPFSVPNRHFRSVEEPVRRRCRTISLADPNAITRGFELRPSSVNFGVQRAGTPFAVTVVMKNVGVDTCRFHVKQPPISSGLRVKYLPGPVPAGLQVELKIELFAMCDAHEGYADPTKYISHDIVIPTETDIIYLPVTATILPESWYDIWSRDGYGGCSRRPPGPPEGSRGPPPWRQPASSRGPAAAAAVNAGHHKRTASL, from the exons ATGGCCCCCAAGGCAGCTAAGAAAGGCGCAGCGGCCAAGAAGACCGCCGCCGCGCAGGGTCCCGAGGTCCAGACTTGGGAGAGCGGGCTCGCCGGCGCGCAGTTCGACGAG GAGCACTGGCAAGCGTGCGTCTGCATGGTGGTGGGTCGAGGTCCGCACGACGAGGACCTGATCCAGATGCTGGGCCGGGCCGTGCAGCAACCGCAGCGCAAGCTTTTCAGCTCGCTCTCCTGGGAGGAGACCGAGGCCAAG ATCCGCGAATATGGAAacccaaaagcaaaaaaacggGAGACCTTTCCTCAGTACTACGAG GTGACGGAGCCCGCCAGGGAGCTGCTGGAGGCCCGAGAGGAGATCTCTGCCGAGCTCATGGCGCAAATTGTCAAGTTTATGCTGCTGCAGATTAAAGACAACGACCAGCAGAGGAGAAAAGCCGAGATC GCTGCAGCGGTTCCACCTCCCAccaaagaaaaagcagggcCCAAAGGCAAAGACAAGAAGTCAAAGGAAGAGCCACCAGCCAAACCCAAAACCAAGCTGAAACGCAGGGATGATGTCGAGCCACCCAAGTACATAA ACGACGAGCCAACCGACGGCCCCCAGCACTACGTGCTGCTGCTGGGCTTCCACCAGCCTCACCTGGTGGGCACGCTGGACGCCGCCGGCGTGCACGTCGCCAACGTCATCAGGCTGAGTGCGCCACACGCGCCCTGCGTCCAGGACCCGGAGGAAGACCAAGAGGAAGACGCGGAGGCCAACG CGGACGAAATGGCTGCCAGAGAGGCGAAGGAGGCGCAGGCCAAGGTGCTGGACTGCTTCTGGGCGGCTCTCAGACAAGTTATAGACAACGGGGGGCCAAACTCCCGACTCCACAACGTGGCTCAGCTGGAGTACGCCGTCCCCGACTCGTTGACGCCCTTTGACCCGCAGGATCCCGAGTCTGTG ATGGCCGCGGCGACCCAAATGTTTGACGGCGTGGCCGGTCTCATCTACGACTGTCTGGACTGGCGCAGGCAGCACCAGCACTACTTGAACACGGCCAACTTCATACGTGTGCCGTCTGTGGTCTCTGGGCAGGACGCCCCACAGCCTGCAGAG actgGAGCTCCCGTGTCTCCACGCTCTAAGAAATCAGGACGCCCGCCACCCCCGA AGAAGGCGCCGTCGTCTCTCACCACCGACGTGGACATGAATCACTACAATTGCCTTTTGGAGCACGTCCCGGCCGAGGCCTGCTCTGTGCCGCTcatcttgcactgtatgctggaACAG ACCGCTCCCGGTTTGGACCATCACGTGGTCGCGCAAATGCTGCACAGCGTCCTGCCTCAGGTGGAAACGGCAGAGGAGGGGAGGGACTTACTGCATACTTTGATGACCACAGTGCAGACGGAAGAAGACAAGGCG ATGCTTCTGGAGCAGTTTGATGCAGAGGAGACGCCAACGAGGTCGGAGCAGCCCGTCATCATCAGACACCACGACGAAAGAGCACTCCGCTTAATTGGGATAACC GAGATCCAAGGTTTGGATCCAGCCCTGGAGGAGGCTTCCATGATGAAGCGCTCTCCCGCGTGGAAGCTCATCAATTCAGTGGCTCAGCGGCGTTCcaacagctcgtgctggagggCGATCAAACAGCAGCTCCAGCGCCAATGCACCGACG ACAAGATTTCGTGGCCGCAGGCGCAGCGCCTCTTCCACCAGAGCGTGTTTGAGAGCATGCCGCTGACGGGATTGGATGACGACGGCGTTCTGGCGAAAGATTGCAGACCTCTGGGGATGGTGCAACAGAGCAAAAAACACCCCGTCAATCCCTGGGACAACCCGCTGTCTTTCGCCAAGCAGAAGCTCCGCAACCTGCGCAAGAAAT CTCCAAAGTTTCTGAACGAAGACTCTGCTCCCACTGAG CAAAGCGGCGAGCCCCAGCTTGTCCAGCTCGACCTGTCCGACATTCAGAGTTGCCGACTGAGGTCCCTCTCGGACTGGCACTACGTGGAACGCCACGAGGCCGCCGTCTTACCTCAA GTCCTCCAGTCATCTGCTCAGGAGTTTCGCTGTCTGGACACACTCAGAGGAAGTCATAATAATGTCCTGTACATTTTCTGCCACAATCCCATGAGTTCTGATCGCTTGTGCAAAGAATTCTGGGATGTAGCTCTTCACACAGATGTCAAATTCAG GACGTATTTGGAGCACGTAGCAGACACCATCACGGACTGGACCGAAAAAGAGGAGATGAAGAGGCAGTCGTTGGAAGTCAACCATATAAGTCCTGCGCATGTTTCACAAA ATTGGACGGAGGAAGATGAAGAGTCTCGGGGGCCGTTCATCACCAAAAACTCGCTGAAA GCGTCCAAGCTGGAGGAGGAGCGGCTCAAGGAAGAGGAAGCCAAGAAAGGCAAGAAGCCGGCGAAAGGGGCGCCGGGCAAGAAGCAGCAGGCGGAGGACGTGAAGTCGGCGGAGGCCAAGAAAAGCGACAAATCGGCCACCACGGGCGCCAAGAGCAAAGCCACCACCAACAGCTCGACGACGGCCGCCTCCGACCAGTCGCTTTCCAGTAAAGCGGACGACAAAGAGGAGCCCGCCGCT GGCTTTGCGGGCTTCCACATGGAGGGAATGTTGGTCCATCTGTCAGGCTGTCTCCAGTACATCTTCCCTGCGGCCGGGGGACACGTTACCGTGGAGAAGATCAACTACGTTGAAG GTTCCAACATGCTAAAAGTGGCGGTGAGGAAAGACGGTCATCACTTCTACACGCACATCAGCCGAGTTACCCGCACACCCAGAAACGACGGCAGAG AGAATCCCGTCAAGAGCGCCGCAGCCACCAGGCGTTCCTTCTCGGCCCTGCTGGAGAATGACATCCGGCTGTCTTACAGTTTTGAAAGACCGTCCGAAAAGCGCAAAGGTCCTGTTGAAGTGGGGAAAGCTGAAG CCCAAGTAGAGACCCCGAAAGAAATGGAGAAAGGGCAGGAAGAGTCCACAGGAGCGGAGCTGACGGACGCCCCAAAGACCGACGGCGGCCCCGCAGAGGCGCAG gtgTGTGAAGTCCAAGCCCAAGTGTCCCCGAGTCCTTTCAACAGCCTCAACCTGTCTGTCCCGAGTGGCCTACTTGTGCAGTTTTTGCGTGGAGACG AAGAGCGAGACGTGCTAGTGCGACAGACTTTTCACGTGACGGGCCCCCAGCACCCCTCTCTGGCCAGAGAGGAGTCTCGCACCATCACCTGCCAGGGCACCGTCATCCGATACATGACGGACGGCTCCAGCGAG GTGCTCTTTGCCGACGGCGCGATAAGTTCCAGCTTGGATTCGGGCCCGGTGTGGCTGCAAGAAATCGAAGAAGACATCACCGATG AACAAAATCCAGAGAAGCAGGTGACGCGTCCGCCGCGAGGCTTTTGGACAACGACGACGCCCCTCGGTACTCGAATCAGCACTGTGGGCAGCACTCACGAGCAGAGCCCCAGCTGCTCTCTTCTCACCTACAAGACGTCAGACGTGATCACTCAAGAG GCGATGCTGAGCCGGGAAGATCTGGTGGTGATGGTGCAGAAGCCAGACGGGTCCGTGTTCGTGGATCACGCGGACGGGACGAGAATCACCACCTTCTACCGGGAGAGGGCGCCGAGCGCGG ACGACGACGTAAGCGTCGGCGTGACCGGGCGAGACGGGCAGACTTGCGGCGAAGCTGCTCCGAAGGGCGCCAAAACGCACGAGTCCGCCGACGTGCCGAGCAAAGAGAGGGTCCTGATGGTGGAGAACGAGGCCTGCGCCACCGTCTTGATGTACCCCGAACGCCACGTCGCCGAAATCTGGTTGGCGGATGGAACTGTCGTCACCGGGGATCACGAGGGAGATTATCAG GTGATCCCGTCCAGCGTCGGGCTACTGCACATCCAAAAAGACGGGAAATGCGTTTACACCGGCGGACGCCCTGGGGGGGGTCTCCCCTTTTACATTATGAGTCACACTGACGACGTGActtgtgacatcacggacgTGGATGGAAACCGCTTTCAG GTGAAGGAAGACGGTCAGGTGACGGCGCACAACGTTGGACCGGCTCCAAGAACGCTGCAAGAGggagatgaggatgaggaggaggaggaggaggaggatgaggagggcaAAGGGATGACGTCCAAGCCCAGAGAACACAGTCCCAG GCTCTTCCTGGTGCATGACGACGGTTCGGGTTCTGAGCTCCTGAGTAGTCAAGCCGTGGTGGAGCTGCTCCAGCAGGCCCGCTCGGACCCCACCGTGGCTCTGCTGAAGGACCCGCTGCCGGACACGCAAG GTGAGTTTGGCATCACGGTCCTGAAGCCCAGCATCGAGAGCGCACGGTCCAGGTGGGTGCACGTGAAGACGGACACCGACGCCTTGCTTCAAACGTTCCGCAATCGCAGCAGGCGCGGCTCCCCCTGTTTTGAAGTCCCAGACGGAAAA AAGGCCGGCAGTCCTTCCTTTGCGACCACGACAGAACCCGGCCCGCAAAAACGAGCCGCGGCCAGCGTAGCCGTGCGCAGCTGCCCCAGAGTCCTGGAAATCAGGGAAGTGTACCAACACCGGCCCTTAAGCAGAAGGCTAAAaaacacagtggacatgcgacTGAAG GAATATATTGAGAGTTTGATGGAGAAGGCCCAGCGGTCCGCTGACGTGATGCTCAAGGAGCCTCGCGCTGAAACCGAGCGAGTCCACGCCGGTGTTCTGCTCAGTCAG TCTCTTACAGAGGACGCGCAGGAGACTCGCGCCATTGCCAAAAGGACCCCGG GGGACGTCGGCGCCCTGTACGGCCAAGCCGTGCAAGCTCCGCCCGAGCCCTCGGACCATTCGGAGGATCCCGCCACGACAGCCAGCGTCAG CTGCGCCCGCGTCAAGGAGTCAAAGTGGGCAGAGACGCTGGAACAGTACAG ACAGGAGCTGTTTGAGGTGAAGCAGTGCGTCGACGCTCTGAAGAGGAAGTTTATCGTGCCGTACTTCCACCCGGAAAACGTCGCATTACACCAG AATCTTCTCCTCCCTGGGAATCCCGAGACGAGGAGGCCCGGCTTGAGCGTCCTGGACTTCCCCGAGTCAGACCATATGGTAGAAGCCTTGCAGAGGGACGACCTGCAGGAAGAGTATC ACGACGTCGCGGTAGCACCGGAGCCGTCGAAGCCGACGCCCCGTTCCGCCAGGGCCAG TCACGCAGCAACGAGGAGGAGCAGCGGCAGGATGGCCGGAATGACGCCGCCGACCGCAGCGG CTCCGAGCCTTCGGACGGACTCCTCCGGGCCGTCGAGGCCCGGCCGGGCCGACGTCGGCGGGCGGCCCGGGCGGCCGGGGGTCAGACTTCCGCCGTCGATCGTCACCTTCAAACCCTTCAGTGTGCCCAATCGCCAC TTCCGCTCCGTGGAGGAGCCGGTCCGGCGCAGGTGTCGCACAATTTCTCTGGCTGACCCCAACGCGATAACCAGAGGCTTCGAGCTGCGCCCGTCCAGCGTCAACTTCGGCGTGCAGAGGGCCGGCACGCCCTTCGCCGTCACTGTGGTCATGAAGAATGTGGGCGTGGACACCTGCAG GTTCCACGTGAAACAGCCTCCGATCTCCTCGGGCCTCCGTGTCAAGTACCTTCCGGGACCC GTACCGGCGGGCTTGCAAGTCGAACTGAAAATCGAGCTGTTCGCCATGTGCGACGCGCACGAGGGCTACGCGGATCCGACCAAGTACATCTCCCACGACATCGTCATCCCCACGGAGACCGACATCATCTATCTGCCCGTCACAGCCA CCATTCTTCCCGAGAGCTGGTACGACATTTGGTCCCGAGATGGCTACGGCGGGTGCAGCAGGAGACCCCCGGGGCCCCCCGAAGGATCCCGCGGCCCCCCGCCGTGGCGGCAGCCGGCCAGCTCTCGggggcccgccgccgccgccgccgtcaacGCAG GGCACCATAAACGCACCGCTAGCCTGTAA